The Flavivirga eckloniae genomic interval CTGTTTTTTTACTACAGTCAAAATCATTAGCGGTTTTCTCTATTGAAACCAACATTTTATTTTCAATCAAATACAAAAGGTGTTTCTCTTTTATTTTTCTTTCAGTATAAGTCATTTGTGAGGGACAGTTCTGTTAGTTTTTTATTATTGCATTAAAGTCTTGTTTTATCGTATTACCATTAATAAAATTATATAGCGTTAATTGTTGTACTTCGTAATAAAACGTCCAATAATTTTGTAGACTTAATATATATTGTTCGGTTGCCAATTGCCAAGCTTGTCGTGAGCTACTCAGGTTTAATAAATCTATACGTCCAGATAAAAAACGTTTTTCAGTAATCTTATAAGATTCTCTTGCAATTTCACTGGTTCGTAATGCGCCTTCAACCAATTCTTTTTGAAGGTTAAAATCTATAACTTTTAGAGTAACTTGCTGTTTGTAAGCATCCTCATCTTGTTGTAACTCTATATCTAAAACTTCTTTATTCATTTTAGCCGTTTTAATATTTCCTTTACGTTCTCCCCAATCCAGAATAGGAACGTTTAATTGAATCGCTACCATTTGTTGATCCAAGAAGCCCCTGTAAGCATTGCTAAAAGTGTTGGACTGTTGGTTTAAACCATAACTGGCTGTTAAGGACAAATCGAAGCGGTTATCTTTAATAGCTTTATCCAAATCTCGTAAAGCCTCTACTTTTCGCAATTTTAAATTTATTATATCTGGATTATTGCTATTAGCTAGGTTGATGGCCTCACTTACATCTATTTGTAAATTGGAAATTAATTCAGGTAATTCGGGGATTGTATTTGAAGGAAGGTCGTCTCTTAAAAACAACTTTAATTCGGCTTCTGCCTTTTCCAAAGTCTGCCTACTTTGTGTAGCATTAGTATTGGCATTATATACATCTAGTTCTAAATTAAGAACATCGTCCTTTTCGATAGAGCCTAAATCGTAGCGCCTTTTTCCTATTCTGAATAGTTTTTCTGCCGATGTTTTATTTTCATTAGCAATCTCTAGTTTTTTACTCGCTAAAGCCCAATTAAAAAACAGATTAACTGTTTTTAAATTAATAGTCTGTAATTCGTAGATAAACTCTTGCTTTGCCTTTTCGTATTTAAGAGGCTCCGTTTTTTGTTCCCATTTAAATTCATTAAAAGCCATTAAAGGCTGCATCAAACCTATTCTAAAGGGTGTTGCATTGTAATTTTCTATATCTAACTCTCCAAAATTTTCTAACCTATTAAACTCTGAATTAATAAACAAGTTGGTTCCTGTAGCTCTAATATTTTGGGTAGCAGTAAGATTCGCGTAGCTATTTAAATTTTGTTGCGATCTATAAACATCTATATTTTGTTCGGAATCGTAACGTTGTATTACAGATCTGTTATAGGTTAATGGACGAAGACTTAAATCAACTTTAGGCAACAAACTTGATTTAAACGATCTGAACTCCCAATAGCTAACGCCATACTTTCGCTTGGCCTTAAAAGCATCTAAAGAGTTTTTGCTTGCTAAATTTAAAACATCATTAAGCGTTATACTTTGCCTAGGTTGTATTGAAGCATTAGTTTGTTGAGCGGTATTGTTATGTGTACAAACCACACAGCATATCACAAAAACTATATTTCTTAATTTAATGTGTAGCATACGATTTGTTTTTGGCTAAATAATAATAACAAAGTGGTATAAAATAAAGACTCACCAAGGTCCCCAATAACATCCCTCCTATTAATGCTATGGCTAACGGAGCTTGAAGCTCTGCACCTAAACCATTAGAAAACAATAATGGCAATAACGCTAGTATGGTTGTTATACTCGTCATTAAAATGGGTTTTAATCGTCGTTGTCCAGCTATTAATAAAGCTCTCATTAAATTATACCCCTTACGTTGCAATTGTATAATGGTATCTACTTTTAAAATAGAATCATTAATTATAATACCACTCATAACCACTATCCCTATCATGGACATTAGGTTAATACTCATCCCAAACAACTTTAGAAATAAAAAGGCTCCTGCCAGATCCAGAGGAACTTCCAAAAGTATAATGAGTGGAAGAAGAAAAGATTCGAATTGAGATGCCAAGATAAAATAGAGCAATACCAAAGAAATGAGCAGTACAACTATTAATTCACTCATCAATTCTTGATTGGAAAAAAAGCTACCTGTAAAACTAACATCGTACCATTTATTATTA includes:
- a CDS encoding HTH domain-containing protein, which translates into the protein MTYTERKIKEKHLLYLIENKMLVSIEKTANDFDCSKKTVRRMLASLREEGYNIVYCRAIHNYIIRK
- a CDS encoding TolC family protein, with product MLHIKLRNIVFVICCVVCTHNNTAQQTNASIQPRQSITLNDVLNLASKNSLDAFKAKRKYGVSYWEFRSFKSSLLPKVDLSLRPLTYNRSVIQRYDSEQNIDVYRSQQNLNSYANLTATQNIRATGTNLFINSEFNRLENFGELDIENYNATPFRIGLMQPLMAFNEFKWEQKTEPLKYEKAKQEFIYELQTINLKTVNLFFNWALASKKLEIANENKTSAEKLFRIGKRRYDLGSIEKDDVLNLELDVYNANTNATQSRQTLEKAEAELKLFLRDDLPSNTIPELPELISNLQIDVSEAINLANSNNPDIINLKLRKVEALRDLDKAIKDNRFDLSLTASYGLNQQSNTFSNAYRGFLDQQMVAIQLNVPILDWGERKGNIKTAKMNKEVLDIELQQDEDAYKQQVTLKVIDFNLQKELVEGALRTSEIARESYKITEKRFLSGRIDLLNLSSSRQAWQLATEQYILSLQNYWTFYYEVQQLTLYNFINGNTIKQDFNAIIKN